A genomic segment from Octopus sinensis linkage group LG4, ASM634580v1, whole genome shotgun sequence encodes:
- the LOC118763026 gene encoding lys-63-specific deubiquitinase BRCC36-like — translation MGLLLGEIDEKKVAHISAGIMLRRSDKQADCVEISPEQLSAASIKAEELAIELKKPLRVLGWYHSHPHIPVWPSHVDVQTQAMYQMMEPDITGLIFSVFNEDKNSKQNKIQTTCFQSRKSSLSENQFERIKIPLHIVPSSSIGQACLEPLVELAKIISQEEDEAYQSLAQNSDMDLITKLHNASVYSCSLALIMEVLMGPLMQTLEARHERNLLRIQELT, via the coding sequence ATGGGACTCTTACTTGGTGAGATTGATGAAAAGAAGGTTGCTCATATATCTGCTGGGATAATGCTGAGAAGATCTGACAAACAAGCTGACTGTGTTGAAATTTCCCCTGAACAACTGTCAGCTGCATCTATCAAGGCAGAGGAATTAGCTATAGAACTTAAAAAACCCCTCAGGGTACTTGGTTGGTACCATTCACACCCACACATCCCAGTTTGGCCATCTCATGTTGACGTCCAAACTCAGGCCATGTACCAAATGATGGAACCAGACATCACTGGGCtcatcttttctgtttttaatgaaGACAAAAactcaaagcaaaacaaaatccaAACAACTTGTTTTCAGTCCAGAAAGAGCAGTTTATCTGAGAATCAATTTGAACGTATTAAAATTCCGCTCCACATAGTGCCCAGTAGTAGCATCGGTCAAGCCTGCTTAGAGCCTCTTGTAGAACTGGCCAAAATCATAAGCCAGGAAGAAGATGAAGCTTATCAAAGTCTAGCACAGAATTCTGATATGGATCTCATCACAAAGTTACACAATGCCTCAGTGTATAGCTGCAGCCTGGCTCTGATCATGGAAGTATTGATGGGACCTTTGATGCAAACACTGGAAGCAAGACATGAAAGAAATTTGCTACGTATCCAAGAACTAACCTAG